The following coding sequences lie in one Musa acuminata AAA Group cultivar baxijiao chromosome BXJ1-8, Cavendish_Baxijiao_AAA, whole genome shotgun sequence genomic window:
- the LOC103994347 gene encoding L-type lectin-domain containing receptor kinase IX.1-like, translating to MTTLRRSWVFSIFFCLSIAVPLATSLSFNFSSFDQSSRSKIQQQGDAYVANDRIQLTKNQLDGSITSSGGRAVYGEPLPLWDPETRELTDFTTRFVFAINGLNESSTGDGVAFFLSSYPSAIPPNSLGGGLGLFNSTPLAADLTFNNTVAVEFDTFKNDFDTSANHIGIDVNSVKSSAVADWRSNIKDGREVNACVSYNASTRNLSVFMTYTPDAGSSGNSSLSYLIDLRDVLPEKVAVGFSAATGSGTETHALLSWSFNSSLLPKKKSKMGLVVGVVIGAAVLMVVLGSLGLILRRRRRRRTTGRDAEDEEELEFSRTMDDEFERETGPKRFAYQELADATKNFSEEEKLGEGGFGSVYRGYLKDSKLEVAIKRISRGSKQGRKEYVSEVKIISRLRHRNLVQLVGWCHDRGEFSLVYEFMPNGSLDSYLYSTARLLEWPARHRVALGLASALLYLHEEWEQCVVHRDVKPSNVMLDSAFNAKLGDFGLARLVDHDRGSQTTVLAGTMGYLAPECVTTGKASKESDVYSFGILALEIACGRRPVQLMEQASKVRLVEWVWELYGRRRLLEAADEKLGGVYDEKQMECLMLVGLWCAHPDYDRRPSIKQVINVLNLEAPLPELPPSMPVPMYYAPPIEAYRLSYASSAAGTTSASSASTACATDSSNSNMSRGLSSTTSHLLKFL from the coding sequence ATGACGACCTTGCGTAGATCCTGGGTTTTCTCTATCTTCTTCTGCTTGTCAATTGCTGTCCCCTTGGCAACCTCTCTCTCCTTCAACTTCTCTTCTTTCGATCAATCCAGTCGATCCAAAATCCAACAACAAGGGGATGCATACGTCGCCAATGATCGCATTCAGCTCACCAAGAATCAGCTGGACGGCAGTATCACCAGTAGCGGGGGTCGAGCAGTGTACGGGGAGCCGCTGCCCCTGTGGGATCCTGAAACCCGTGAGCTGACTGATTTCACCACTCGTTTTGTCTTCGCCATCAATGGTCTGAATGAATCTTCGACCGGCGATGGTGTCGCTTTCTTCCTGTCGTCGTATCCTTCTGCCATCCCACCCAATTCGCTCGGCGGCGGCCTCGGCCTCTTCAACAGCACTCCGCTTGCCGCTGACTTAACATTCAATAATACAGTGGCGGTAGAGTTCGATACGTTTAAGAACGACTTTGATACATCCGCCAACCACATCGGAATCGATGTCAACTCCGTCAAGTCCTCTGCAGTTGCGGATTGGCGAAGCAATATCAAGGATGGTAGGGAGGTAAATGCTTGCGTGAGCTACAACGCCAGCACTCGTAACTTGAGCGTCTTCATGACTTACACTCCAGATGCAGGGTCCAGCGGCAACTCCAGCCTCTCCTACCTCATTGATCTGCGGGATGTTCTACCAGAGAAGGTAGCAGTGGGCTTCTCCGCGGCCACTGGTAGTGGAACCGAGACGCATGCCCTTCTGTCGTGGTCTTTCAACTCGAGTTTGCTACCAAAAAAGAAGAGTAAGATGGGGCTCGTGGTCGGTGTAGTAATCGGGGCAGCGGTCCTAATGGTTGTGTTGGGCTCGCTCGGTTTAATtttgcggaggaggaggaggaggaggaccacTGGGAGGGATGCAGAAGATGAAGAGGAGCTGGAATTTTCCCGAACCATGGATGACGAGTTCGAGAGAGAAACAGGGCCAAAGAGGTTCGCTTACCAAGAACTGGCCGACGCGACGAAGAATTTCTCCGAGGAGGAGAAGCTGGGCGAGGGAGGATTCGGATCGGTGTACAGAGGCTACTTGAAGGATTCGAAGCTTGAAGTGGCAATCAAGAGGATCTCCAGGGGATCCAAACAAGGAAGAAAGGAGTACGTCTCGGAGGTCAAGATCATAAGCCGGCTGAGGCATCGGAACTTGGTGCAGTTGGTGGGTTGGTGCCACGACCGCGGGGAGTTCTCGCTTGTCTACGAGTTCATGCCCAACGGAAGCCTCGATTCCTATCTATACAGCACAGCCAGGCTTCTCGAGTGGCCGGCGAGGCACAGGGTTGCGCTAGGCTTGGCCTCTGCGTTGCTCTATCTCCATGAAGAGTGGGAGCAGTGCGTGGTGCATCGCGACGTCAAACCCAGCAACGTCATGTTGGATTCAGCGTTCAACGCCAAGCTGGGAGATTTTGGGCTGGCAAGGCTGGTCGACCACGATCGCGGCTCGCAGACGACGGTGTTGGCAGGCACGATGGGGTACTTGGCCCCCGAGTGCGTCACCACCGGCAAGGCCAGCAAGGAATCCGATGTTTACAGCTTCGGAATCTTGGCGCTGGAGATCGCATGTGGACGAAGGCCTGTGCAGCTGATGGAGCAGGCGAGCAAGGTGAGACTGGTGGAATGGGTGTGGGAGCTCTACGGCAGGAGAAGATTACTTGAAGCGGCCGATGAGAAACTGGGTGGCGTCTACGACGAGAAGCAGATGGAGTGCTTGATGCTTGTGGGGCTGTGGTGTGCTCATCCTGATTACGATCGACGCCCATCGATCAAACAGGTGATCAACGTGCTTAACCTCGAGGCTCCATTGCCGGAGCTCCCACCGTCGATGCCGGTGCCGATGTATTACGCGCCTCCCATCGAGGCGTACAGGTTATCCTACGCATCCTCTGCTGCGGGAACAACGAGCGCGAGTTCTGCATCCACAGCCTGCGCTACCGACTCTTCCAACTCGAACATGTCTCGAGGCTTATCGTCAACGACATCGCACTTACTGAAATTTCTGTGA
- the LOC135680650 gene encoding sugar transport protein MST3-like, with protein MAGGGVVNTGKGKEYPGQLTLFVFLTCIVAATGGLIFGYDIGISGGVTSMDSFLNKFFPEVLAKEKADKSTNQYCKFDSQLLTSFTSSLYLAALIASFFASSVTRAFGRKWSMLGGGLTFLVGSALNGAAVNVLMLILGRILLGIGIGFANQSVPLYLSEMAPARLRGMLNIGFQLMITVGIFAANLINYGTAKIKGGWGWRVSLALAAVPACIISLGALFLPDTPNSLIERGHSEEAKQMLRRIRGTDDINEEYNDLVAASQESKVVKHPWSNIMKRKYRPQLTMTILIPFFQQVTGINVIMFYAPVLFKTIGFGSEASLMSAVISGLVNVFATFVSIFTVDKLGRRKLFLQGGIQMIICQIIVGTLIAIKFGTSGEATLSKAYAAFVVLFICVYVAGFAWSWGPLGWLVPSEIFPLEIRSAGQSINVSVNMLFTFVIAQAFLSMLCHMKFGLFYFFAGWVVVMTIFIALFLPETKNVPIEEMILVWKAHWFWGKFIADDDVRVEMGGAEFKPAV; from the exons ATGGCGGGCGGTGGGGTCGTCAACACCGGGAAAGGGAAGGAGTACCCGGGGCAGCTCACCCTCTTCGTTTTCCTAACCTGCATCGTCGCTGCCACCGGCGGTCTCATCTTCGGCTACGACATCGGAATCTCTG GTGGGGTGACGTCGATGGATTCCTTCCTGAACAAGTTCTTCCCGGAGGTGTTGGCTAAGGAGAAGGCGGACAAGAGCACCAACCAGTACTGCAAGTTCGACAGCCAGCTGCTGACCAGCTTCACGTCGTCGCTGTACCTGGCGGCGCTGATCGCCTCCTTCTTCGCGTCGTCGGTGACCAGGGCTTTCGGGCGCAAGTGGTCCATGCTAGGCGGCGGGCTCACCTTCCTGGTCGGCTCCGCTCTCAACGGCGCTGCTGTTAACGTTCTAATGCTGATCCTCGGTCGCATTCTCCTCGGTATCGGCATCGGCTTCGCCAACCAG TCTGTTCCGCTGTACCTGTCGGAGATGGCGCCGGCACGCCTCCGGGGTATGCTCAACATCGGCTTCCAGCTCATGATCACGGTGGGCATCTTCGCCGCTAACCTCATCAACTACGGCACCGCCAAGATCAAGGGCGGCTGGGGTTGGCGCGTCAGCCTCGCACTTGCCGCCGTTCCCGCATGCATCATCTCCCTCGGCGCCCTGTTCCTCCCCGACACTCCCAACTCCCTAATCGAGCGCGGCCACTCCGAGGAGGCCAAGCAAATGCTCCGCCGCATCCGCGGCACCGATGACATCAACGAGGAGTACAACGACCTGGTCGCCGCTAGCCAGGAGTCCAAAGTGGTGAAGCATCCCTGGTCCAACATCATGAAGAGGAAGTACCGCCCGCAGCTCACCATGACCATCCTCATTCCCTTCTTCCAGCAGGTCACCGGGATTAACGTGATCATGTTTTACGCACCCGTGCTCTTCAAGACGATTGGTTTCGGCAGCGAAGCCTCTCTCATGTCCGCTGTCATCAGCGGGCTCGTCAACGTATTCGCCACCTTCGTCTCCATCTTCACGGTCGACAAGCTCGGCCGAAGGAAATTGTTCTTGCAAGGAGGAATCCAGATGATTATTTGTCAG ATCATCGTGGGAACCTTGATCGCAATCAAATTTGGGACCAGCGGGGAGGCTACTCTTTCCAAGGCGTATGCAGCATTCGTGGTGCTGTTTATTTGTGTCTACGTAGCTGGGTTTGCGTGGTCTTGGGGTCCCCTGGGATGGCTGGTTCCCAGCGAGATCTTTCCTCTGGAGATCAGGTCGGCGGGACAGAGCATCAATGTCTCCGTCAACATGCTTTTCACCTTCGTCATCGCCCAAGCATTCCTCTCCATGCTCTGCCACATGAAGTTTGGCCTCTTCTACTTCTTCGCTGGATGGGTGGTGGTCATGACGATCTTCATCGCCCTGTTCCTCCCGGAGACGAAGAATGTCCCCATCGAAGAGATGATCCTGGTGTGGAAGGCTCACTGGTTCTGGGGCAAGTTCATTGCAGACGACGACGTCCGCGTCGAGATGGGCGGTGCCGAATTCAAGCCAGCCGTGTGA
- the LOC135680651 gene encoding uncharacterized protein LOC135680651, which translates to MEAVASLRVPRGQFARQSLGGPSSTRPRSGWGPVFVKTASVRSPRSSLSVASTDSSPLEMKKNNVGNLTDWDLSASTMSLSPLDGRYMQKVKDLRPFFSEYGLIRHRVLVEVKWLLKLSEVPEITEVPQFSLDAQSFLEKIIHDFDINDALEVKKIEKITNHDVKAVEYYLKQRCKSHPEIEKVLEFFHFACTSEDINNLAHALSLKEAMNKVIFPVMVDLCEAIRVMAKENAHIPMLSRTHGQPASPTTLGKEMANFAVRLSERGKAFSKIRVLGKFAGAVGNYNAHKVAYPDINWKSITSEFVQSLGVDFNAYVTQIEPHDYIAELFNNVTQFNNILIDFDRDIWSYISLGYFKQITKAGEIGSSTMPHKVNPIDFENSEGNLCLGNAVLSALSMKLPISRMQRDLTDSTVLRNLGVGLGYSLLAYKSALLGIKKLQVNESCLNEDLEQTWEVLAEPIQTVMRRYAVPEAYEKLKELTRGRAVSKKSIREFTESLDLPQEAKTILLNLTPHTYTGEAERLANSVDDAVDLVNGFNLP; encoded by the exons ATGGAAGCAGTGGCCTCTCTGCGAGTTCCCAGGGGCCAATTCGCGCGCCAGTCCCTCGGCGGCCCGAGTTCTACCCGCCCGAGGTCGGGATGGGGCCCAGTCTTCGTGAAGACCGCCTCCGTCCGCTCTCCCCGATCGTCCTTGAGCGTCGCTTCCACGGATTCATCTCCCCTGGAG ATGAAGAAGAATAATGTGGGAAATCTCACCGATTGGGATTTGTCAGCTAGTACAATGTCTCTGTCACCGTTGGATGGACGTTATATGCAGAAAGTCAAGGACTTACGCCCATTCTTTAGCGAATATGGATTGATCCGTCACCGAGTATTGGTTGAG GTGAAATGGTTGTTAAAGCTTTCAGAAGTCCCAGAAATTACAGAGGTCCCGCAGTTCAGTCTGGATGCTCAGTCTTTCTTGGAAAAAATtattcatgattttgatataaatgATGCCTTAGaagtaaaaaaaatagaaaaaataactAATCATGATGTCAAGGCAGTGGAATACTATTTGAAGCAAAGATGTAAATCTCATCCAGAAATTGAAAAG GTGCTTGAgttttttcattttgcttgtacaTCCGAGGATATAAACAATTTGGCTCATGCATTATCACTAAAAGAAGCTATGAACAAGGTCATTTTTCCAGTCATGGTTGATTTATGTGAAGCAATACGTGTCATGGCAAAGGAAAATGCGCATATTCCTATGCTGTCGCGCACTCATGGGCAG CCGGCTTCACCCACTACTTTGGGAAAGGAAATGGCAAATTTTGCTGTCAGACTAAGTGAGCGAGGAAAGGCTTTCTCCAAAATTCGTGTACTGGGCAAGTTTGCTGGTGCAGTTGGAAATTATAATGCTCATAAAGTTGCATACCCTGATATCAACTGGAAAAGCATTACTTCAGAATTTGTACAATCTCTAGGAGTAGACTTCAATGCTTATGTGACACAG ATCGAACCTCACGACTACATTGCAGAGCTTTTCAATAATGTCACGCAGTTTAATAACATCTTGATTGATTTTGATAGAGATATATGGAGCTACATATCTTTAGGTTATTTTAAACAG ATAACAAAGGCTGGTGAGATTGGATCGTCCACTATGCCTCACAAAGTAAATCCTATTGATTTCGAGAACAGTGAGGGCAATCTATGCTTGGGTAATGCCGTTCTATCAGCCCTTAGCATGAAATTGCCCATTTCACGGATGCAG CGTGACCTAACTGATTCAACTGTCTTGAGGAACCTGGGTGTCGGTTTAGGTTACTCTCTTCTGGCTTATAAAAGTGCACTACTGGGAATCAAAAAGCTCCAG GTGAATGAATCTTGTTTAAATGAAGACTTGGAGCAGACCTGGGAGGTCCTTGCCGAACCAATTCAAACG GTCATGCGAAGATATGCTGTTCCTGAGGCATACGAGAAGCTGAAGGAATTGACCAGAGGAAGAGCTGTGTCGAAGAAGAGCATCAGAGAGTTTACAGAGAGCTTGGATTTGCCCCAGGAAGCAAAGACAATTCTCTTGAACTTGACTCCTCACACCTACACCGGGGAAGCAGAGAGATTGGCTAACTCTGTAGATGATGCTGTGGACTTGGTCAACGGGTTTAATCTCCCCTAA
- the LOC135588874 gene encoding uncharacterized protein LOC135588874: protein MEAAKAESPPPPPLLVEVSVEALRLLSRWYLSLSTLSSHPLFAVLAAASILAFLYLPRTLLPLLLSPIPISTFLLLAALFRLRSPPPNSLAAAAAVEEEVTPVLSEPKPEAKVVESTDYHQNVIFRDAFADCLRWSGPLEVIYEDYEGEEENEESRCRGRSQEQHSKWAQNENLGSGRLWPLRFACDDSDTDSEGGSPAASGSSSPAEPRLPWEDEEQGDDMIEIDLEEENLIEIDISGGR from the coding sequence ATGGAAGCAGCAAAAGCcgagtctcctcctcctcctcctcttctagtgGAGGTGTCGGTAGAGGCGCTGAGGCTCCTCTCAAGATGGTATCTTTCCCTATCCACCCTCTCCTCCCACCCTCTGTTCGCAGTCCTCGCCGCCGCTTCCATCCTTGCCTTCCTCTACCTCCCCCGCacgctcctccccctcctcctctcccccATTCCCATCTCCACCTTCCTCCTCCTCGCCGCCCTCTTCCGCCTCCGCTCCCCGCCGCCCAACTCCCTCGCTGCCGCGGCCGCCGTCGAGGAGGAGGTAACCCCAGTTCTCTCGGAACCCAAGCCCGAGGCCAAGGTGGTGGAATCCACCGATTACCATCAAAATGTGATCTTTCGCGATGCTTTCGCCGACTGCCTCCGCTGGAGCGGACCGCTCGAGGTCATATACGAAGACTACGAGGGGGAGGAAGAGAACGAGGAGTCCCGCTGCAGAGGACGCTCGCAGGAACAACACTCGAAGTGGGCCCAAAATGAAAATTTGGGAAGCGGGCGACTGTGGCCACTCCGGTTCGCGTGCGACGATTCCGATACCGACAGCGAGGGCGGCTCCCCGGCTGCGTCGGGGTCGAGCTCGCCGGCGGAGCCCCGGCTCCCGTGGGAGGACGAAGAGCAAGGGGACGACATGATCGAGATCGATCTCGAGGAGGAGAACCTCATCGAAATTGATATCTCTGGCGGTCGGTGA